One window of the Salvia splendens isolate huo1 chromosome 1, SspV2, whole genome shotgun sequence genome contains the following:
- the LOC121742060 gene encoding uncharacterized protein LOC121742060 encodes MEKNNQASSSFTNDLFGSTDSYPNSAANGIFSSIFAAPSAVAERNHSTSESNANEHKLQLGYTEVRGDVIKGKEDESNCISSKEMNSIFQERSGPSPLSSSLYYGAKEDMYVNSPGPLTSGPNTDYKKDGGVNDPSGNNSTGASRGNWWQGSLYY; translated from the exons ATGGAGAAGAACAATCAAGCCTCCTCCTCATTCACCAACGATCTCTTCGGCTCCACGGATTCATATCCAAATTCTGCCGCCAATGGGATTTTCTCGTCTATTTTCGCAGCACCATCCGCG GTTGCAGAAAGGAACCACTCCACTTCTGAATCCAATGCAAACGAGCACAAGCTACAGCTTGGGTATACCGAAGTCCGCG GTGATGTGATTAAGGGCAAGGAAGATGAGAGCAATTGCATTTCTAGCAAAGAGATGAACTCTATCTTTCAGGAAAGATCCGGACCATCCCCTCTGAGTTCATCTCTTTACTATGGAGCGAAAGAGGATATGTATGTTAATTCTCCAGGTCCTCTTACCTCCGGACCAAATACTGAT TACAAGAAAGATGGTGGAGTAAATGATCCCAGTGGAAATAATTCAACTGGTGCTTCGAGGGGAAACTGGTGGCAAG GATCGCTCTATTATTGA
- the LOC121742077 gene encoding serine/threonine-protein phosphatase PP1 isozyme 2-like has product MAANGQGIEPALLDDIINRLLEFRNARTVRQVQLSENEIRALCTTSREIFLSQPTLLELEAPIKICGDIHGQYGDLLRLFEYGGFPPEANYLFLGDYVDRGKQSLETICLLLAYKIKYPENFFLLRGNHECASINRIYGFYDECKRRFNVRLWKVFTDCFNCLPVAALIDDKILCMHGGLSPDLTNLDQIRNLPRPSDVPDAGLLCDLLWSDPSREMKGWGMNDRGVSYTFGADKVAEFLMQHDMDLVCRAHQVVEDGYEFFADRQLVTIFSAPNYCGEFDNAGAMMSVDESLMCSFQILKPTDRKRFL; this is encoded by the exons ATGGCGGCGAATGGGCAGGGGATAGAGCCTGCCTTGTTGGATGACATAATTAATCGCTTGCTCGAGTTCCGCAATGCGCGGACTGTGCGTCAGGTGCAGCTCTCCGAGAATGAGATCCGTGCTCTCTGTACCACGTCGCGTGAAATCTTCCTCTCTCAGCCTACTCTTCTCGAGCTAGAAGCTCCGATTAAGATATGCG GTGATATTCATGGGCAATATGGAGACCTTCTACGGCTATTCGAATATGGGGGATTTCCACCAGAGgccaattatttgtttttaggaGATTATGTGGACCGCGGCAAACAGAGTTTAGAAACTATATGCCTTCTTCTTGCCTACAAAATCAAGTATCCTGAGAATTTCTTTCTCTTAAGAGGAAATCATGAATGTGCTTCCATCAATAGGATATATGGATTCTATGATGAATGTAAACGTCGATTCAATGTTAGACTGTGGAAAGTTTTTACTGATTGTTTTAACTGCCTTCCTGTGGCAGCTCTTATAGATGATAAAATACTCTGTATGCATGGTGGGCTTTCTCCCGACCTGACAAACTTGGACCAAATAAGAAATTTACCTCGTCCGTCTGATGTCCCAGATGCTGGTCTGCTTTGTGATTTGCTTTGGTCCGATCCCAGTAGAGAAATGAAAGGTTGGGGAATGAATGATAGGGGAGTCTCATACACATTTGGTGCTGATAAGGTCGCTGAATTTTTGATGCAGCACGATATGGACCTCGTGTGTCGTGCTCACCAG GTTGTAGAAGATGGATATGAATTTTTCGCCGATAGGCAGCTAGTTACTATATTTTCTGCTCCCAACTATTGTGGCGAATTCGACAATGCTGGTGCCATGATGAGTGTTGATGAGAGTTTGATGTGCTCTTTTCAGATTCTGAAACCAACTGATAGAAAGCGGTTCTTGTAA
- the LOC121794156 gene encoding uncharacterized protein LOC121794156 yields the protein MHRPLFLSIVSALEARYKCFRFREDASGRPDHFSIQKCTTAIRQLACEGATNMFDEYLHIGETTTRECLQHFYRGVIHIFGDRYLRKPTPDNCQGLMDVHERVHGFPEMLSSIDCMHWEWKNCPTTWKWMYTTDFKGKNPMNDPRSRS from the coding sequence atgcaccGGCCGCTATTTCTGAGTATCGTGTCAGCTTTAGAGGCTCGGTACAAGTGTTTCCGGTTCAGGGAGGATGCGAGTGGTAGGCCCGATCACTTTTCGATACAGAAGTGCACCACCGCAATCAGGCAATTAGCCTGCGAAGGCGCAACcaacatgttcgacgagtaccttcacATAGGCGAGACGACTACCCGCGAGTGTCTGCAGCATTTCTATCGGGGCGTCATTCacatattcggggataggtatcttcgaaAGCCTACCCCTGATAACTGCCAAGGTCTTATGGATGTGCACGAGAGGGTGCACGGTTTTCCCGAAATGTTgagcagcatagattgtatgcattgggagtggaagaactgccccaccACCTGGAAATGGATGTACACAACCGACTTCAAAGGCAAGAATCCCATgaatgatcctcgaagccgtagctga